The stretch of DNA AGTGATCGATGGTTTAGCCCGGCATCAACGTGTGATTACGTTTGATTACCAAGGCGTCGGGTCTTCTAGTGGCCGCGTGCCAACGAGTATCCAGGGAATGGCTAGTGACACTTTGAATTTCATTAAAATCATGCATTTGACCAAAGTTAATTTACTCGGTTTTTCAATGGGGGGCATGGTCGTGCAAGAAATGTTATTGCAACAACCCGAACTTGCTCAGCATGTGATTTTGGCGGGAACTGGTCCGCGGGGTGGTCAAGGAATTGAGCATGTGACTAAAATTTCAGATTTAGACTTGTTACGCGCAATTTTCACTTTAACGGATATCAAAACGACCTTATTTTTCACTCGGACGGAAAACGGGAAGACTAGTGCAAAACAGTTTTTAAAACGTCTAAAACGTCTAAAACGTCGGCAACAACAGCGTGACCGCACGATTTCATGGGTGGCGTATCGTCGGCAACTAAAGGCAATCAACCGCTGGGGTCGTGACAAACCAGCTGATCTTTCGGGAATAACACAACCAGTGTTAATTTTGAATGGTGACCATGATCGCATGGTACCGACTGAACCGAACACGTATGACCTACATCGGCAACTAACTAACAGCCAACTGGTGATCTATCCGGATGCTGGGCATGGGGGTATTTTCCAAAATGGTCCTGATTTTGTCAAAAGAGCTAATGAATTTTTAGCCGAGTAGGTTTTAATATTGCTAGTTAGCGCGATCCCTTGACGATTAATCAACGCGGGACCGCGCTCTTTTTATCACTAGCTGTAGTCGATTTTAGGCCTGAGCCACTTTTTCGAGATAAAAAGCGCCCATCGACTGAAGTGAAGTCGACGAGCTTAAAGTTAAAATAGTTTTAGCAAATCTAAAGGTTGTTTAAAACGATAGGCGGTCTGTTGATGATCAGCGTTTGGGTCCATTCCCCAAACGGCTAAGCCAAAATCAACCTTGGCTGCGGCAGCGGTTTGTTCATCGCTGAGAGAATCACCGACGAATAGCGCGTCGCTAGGTTTGACCTCAACACGTGCTAATGCGGTCAGTAATGGTAACGGGTCAGGCTTACGTTTAGGGGTGTCGTCGGCACTAATGGTGACGGCGAGTCGGCTCATAAAGTCATATTGAGCCATCCCACTGACCATTTCATTGCGCCGTTGTGAGGTCACAATGCCTAAGGTCACGTCGGACGGTAATTGTTGCAAGAGGGTGGCAATTCCAGGATACAAGGTAATATCTTGGTAGTGGTCGGCCATCACGGCTTCATAGCGGGCTTGAAAGTGGTCAAAGTCATCCGCAGCGATCCCTAAATGCGCCATTGCTTGTTCGGCAGCCATCGGAAAAGTTGTTTGGGCATCCGCGGCGCTAAACGGTTTGCCGTATTCACTTAAAACTTGGGCCATGACCTTGGCGTAAGCGGGCTGGCTATTGGTGAGTGTACCGTCGATATCGAACATAATGGCTTGATAAGTCATGGATCATCATCCTTTCAACCTGATTTACTCTCAGTATATCAAATTAACCGTTGACAGTGATTATTTGGATTGTTATAGTTAGATTAATAATTGATGAGGAGCTAATGATATGTCATTACCGTTGAACCAACCGAAAACTGCAACTAGCTTTTACTTTTGGTATTTTCGCTAGTGTTTGTGCCCGCTGCATAGGTGCAAACACGAATCCGATGTTTGCATCGATGCGGCTTGCCAAAGGCTTTTTGCGATTCAATGGCGCCCATGGATGTTTGAAAATTCCAGGGGTGGCGACAAAATAAGTTTTTTTAAGTAACACACCCTTTGAATTTTCGACGGGTGTGTTTTTATTTTCACAGAAATCGCTCAACATTCACAGATCAGACCCCAAGCCAATAAAAAAATTCTGGAGGGAACCCATATGTCAATTGATTCAGAAACTTTAGTGCAACACATGAATAACCAACTTAGTGCCATCCAACCGTCCGATATTTTAGCTTTTAACGCTGAAATTGCTAATATTCCCGGAATTGTTCGTTTAACGCTTGGCGAACCCGATTTCAATACGCCTGAACATGTCAAAGACGCGGCAATTAAAAGTATTCAAAATAACGAAAGCCACTATGCTCCGTCAAATGGGGCCATGGCGCTGCGGACGGCTGCGGCGAATTTCTTAGCGACGAAATATGACGTCCATTATGATCCAGCTAGTGAAGTCATTATTACAGCCGGTGCAACTGGCGGTATTTACACGGCTTTGAGTTCCATTTTGAACCCTGGTGATGAAGTGTTGATTCCAACCCCAATTTTCCCATTATACATTGCG from Lactiplantibacillus brownii encodes:
- a CDS encoding HAD family hydrolase produces the protein MTYQAIMFDIDGTLTNSQPAYAKVMAQVLSEYGKPFSAADAQTTFPMAAEQAMAHLGIAADDFDHFQARYEAVMADHYQDITLYPGIATLLQQLPSDVTLGIVTSQRRNEMVSGMAQYDFMSRLAVTISADDTPKRKPDPLPLLTALARVEVKPSDALFVGDSLSDEQTAAAAKVDFGLAVWGMDPNADHQQTAYRFKQPLDLLKLF
- a CDS encoding alpha/beta fold hydrolase, with the translated sequence MKNTTYTKVPTQKIRANNGVTYAYRDLGDPVGVPLVAVTHLSANLDNWDPEVIDGLARHQRVITFDYQGVGSSSGRVPTSIQGMASDTLNFIKIMHLTKVNLLGFSMGGMVVQEMLLQQPELAQHVILAGTGPRGGQGIEHVTKISDLDLLRAIFTLTDIKTTLFFTRTENGKTSAKQFLKRLKRLKRRQQQRDRTISWVAYRRQLKAINRWGRDKPADLSGITQPVLILNGDHDRMVPTEPNTYDLHRQLTNSQLVIYPDAGHGGIFQNGPDFVKRANEFLAE